A genomic region of Raphanus sativus cultivar WK10039 chromosome 6, ASM80110v3, whole genome shotgun sequence contains the following coding sequences:
- the LOC108838642 gene encoding signal recognition particle 14 kDa protein, translated as MVLLQLDPFLNELTSMFEKSKEKGSVWVTLKRSSLKSKLQKRKLSSAGESIEYRCLIRATDAKKTISTSVGTKDHQRFQASYATILKAHMTALKKRERKDRKKSTEAEKKEGTSTTTKTKKL; from the exons ATG gttTTATTACAGTTGGACCCATTCCTCAATGAACTGACGAGCATGTTCGAGAAAAGCAAAGAGAAGGGTTCTGTGTGGGTTACTTTGAAAAGAT CATCTTTGAAGTCTAAGCTGCAGAAGAGGAAACTGAGCTCTGCTGGAGAATCCATAGAGTACAGATGTCTTATTCGAGCTACTGATGCTAAGAAAACCATTTCTACTTCG GTTGGGACCAAGGATCACCAAAGATTTCAAGCATCATATGCCACCATCCTTAAAGCTCACATGACTGCTTTGAAGAAGAGGGAAAGAAAAGACCGTAAGAAATCCACTGAGGCAGAGAAGAAAGAAGGCACCTCAACCACCACTAAAACCAAGAAACTTTGA
- the LOC108808814 gene encoding protein IQ-DOMAIN 14: protein MGKKGSWFSAIKRVFTPHSKEKLGNEAERKNVKEKRKKGFGKLRLGGEPSSIEKIFGEAERDHNLFFRPSTPPPDRSNPPSSYSPPIRPASPQVPSPRVASPKSHPPPRVDSPRSLSPKPSDRSTPSSASASAPPPPLKPASTRLPSQRIPPPVVPSPRPSSPRVVSPQAVPLKPPSPRADPLRLNNPRPSSPKPPSPRADPLRLNNPRPSSPKPPSPRADPLRLNNPRPSSPKPPSPSADPLILNNPRPSSPKPPSPSADPLRLNNPRPPSPKPPSPSADPPSLETPRAEPPRLDAPRPPSPRAEPPRLNAPRLTTPRPPSPRPVSPRPVQRLEIVSRPEPTLLVQHASATKIQAAFRGYMARRSFRALKGLVRLQGVVRGYSVKRQTVNAMKYMQQLVRVQSQIQSRRIKMLEKQAQLERDEAKWAASEAGNGNWDDSVLTKEERDARSQRKTDAIIKRERSMAYAYSHKLWKNSPKSAASVGLPLWWNWMDRQLPLASPAPSHRDYRLTPTRLLTPTRLSPSPLSQSSNQHHFRHDSNFDTSTPKSSRSTLLTPSRPIRTGTSRYSRGGGRQDSPFRDNDSLTSCPPFPSYMAPTVSAKAKVRPSSNPKERVMGTPSSVSSERRRMSYPPTQQGLDTFRWNKGSLLMSNSSSQRGGPGSPGGVVLEKHRTLKSVGNLSIGSSAVSMPDGRKPFNRYV from the exons atggggaagaaaggAAGTTGGTTTTCTGCAATCAAAAGGGTTTTTACTCCACATTCCAAAGAGAAGCTAGGCAAT GAAGCAGAGAGAAAGAATGTaaaagagaagaggaagaaaggtTTTGGGAAGCTAAGGCTTGGTGGAGAGCCTAGTAGCATTGAGAAGATCTTTGGCGAGGCTGAGAGAGACCATAATCTTTTCTTCAGGCCTTCTACTCCTCCTCCTGATCGATCAAATCCACCCTCCTCCTACTCTCCTCCTATAAGGCCTGCTTCTCCTCAGGTTCCTTCTCCAAGAGTTGCTTCACCAAAGTCTCATCCTCCTCCTAGAGTAGATTCTCCAAGGTCTCTTTCTCCCAAGCCTTCTGATCGATCAACACCATCATCAGCCTCTGCCagtgctcctcctcctcctctgaaGCCTGCTTCTACTCGACTTCCTTCTCAGAGAATTCCCCCTCCCGTTGTTCCTTCTCCAAGACCATCTTCACCAAGAGTTGTCTCTCCACAAGCCGTCCCTCTAAAGCCTCCTTCTCCAAGAGCAGACCCACTAAGATTGAATAATCCAAgaccatcttcaccaaagccTCCTTCTCCAAGAGCAGACCCACTAAGATTGAATAATCCAAgaccatcttcaccaaagccTCCTTCTCCTAGAGCAGACCCACTAAGATTGAATAATCCAAgaccatcttcaccaaagccTCCTTCTCCAAGTGCAGACCCACTAATATTGAATAATCCAAgaccatcttcaccaaagccTCCTTCTCCAAGTGCAGACCCACTAAGGTTGAATAATCCAAGACCACCTTCACCAAAGCCTCCTTCTCCAAGTGCAGACCCACCAAGCTTGGAGACTCCAAGAGCAGAACCACCAAGACTGGATGCTCCAAGACCTCCTTCTCCAAGAGCAGAACCACCAAGACTGAATGCTCCAAGGCTAACTACGCCTAGGCCTCCTTCTCCAAGACCAGTCTCGCCTAGGCCTGTGCAGCGACTAGAGATTGTATCTAGACCAGAGCCAACTCTCTTGGTCCAACATGCTTCTGCAACAAAGATTCAAGCAGCTTTCAGAGGTTACATG GCAAGGAGGAGTTTCAGAGCTCTCAAAGGACTAGTCAGGCTTCAAGGGGTGGTGAGAGGATACAGCGTGAAGCGTCAGACAGTAAACGCAATGAAGTACATGCAGCAACTGGTCCGTGTTCAGTCTCAGATTCAGTCACGCCGCATCAAAATGTTGGAAAAGCAAGCGCAGCTTGAGAGAGACGAAGCTAAATGGGCTGCATCTGAGGCTGGTAATGGTAACTGGGACGATAGCGTGCtgacaaaagaagaaagagatgcaAGATCTCAGAGGAAGACTGATGCAATCATCAAGAGGGAACGATCCATGGCCTATGCTTATTCTCACAAG TTGTGGAAGAACAGTCCCAAGTCTGCAGCTTCAGTTGGGCTTCCTCTATGGTGGAACTGGATGGATAGGCAGCTTCCTCTTGCTAGTCCTGCACCGAGCCATAGAGATTACAGGCTAACACCAACAAGACTGCTAACACCAACAAGACTGAGCCCAAGCCCTCTGTCTCAGTCAAGCAACCAGCACCATTTCAGGCATGACAGCAACTTCGACACTTCCACACCAAAATCGTCTAGGTCTACACTTCTCACTCCATCCAGACCCATCCGCACAGGCACATCAAGATACTccagaggaggaggaagacaagatTCTCCTTTCAGAGACAATGACAGCCTCACGAGCTGCCCTCCATTCCCGAGCTACATGGCTCCAACGGTCTCTGCCAAGGCCAAAGTTAGACCAAGCAGCAATCCAAAGGAGAGAGTGATGGGTACACCATCGTCAGTCAGTAGCGAGAGGAGGAGAATGTCTTATCCACCGACGCAACAAGGTTTGGATACGTTTAGATGGAACAAAGGATCATTGCTAATGAGCAACAGCAGCAGCCAGAGAGGTGGCCCTGGTTCACCTGGAGGTGTGGTACTTGAGAAGCACAGGACACTTAAATCAGTAGGGAATTTGAGCATTGGTTCTTCTGCTGTTTCGATGCCAGATGGTAGGAAACCGTTTAACAGATATGTGTGA
- the LOC108834080 gene encoding endochitinase At2g43620-like has translation MCCSRYGYCGTTDDYCGTGCRSGPCSYESGGVGLNAGPRDTISKVVTPAVFDSIMSKVENGCPAKGFYTRQAFISAAQSFPAYRGTVAKREIAAMLAQFSHESDSFCYKEEIARGRYCQASSVYPCQPGKNYYGRGPIQITWNYNYGAAGKFLGLPLLTDPDMVARNPDVAFKCAMWFWNEKVRPVVDQGFGATTRKINGGECNGGSPGAVQSRVNRYLEFCRQFGIVPGTSLSC, from the exons ATGTGCTGCAGTAGGTATGGATACTGCGGCACCACAGACGATTATTGTGGCACAGGATGCAGAAGCGGACCTTGCAGCTACGAAAGCGGTGGTGTAGGTCTCAACGCTGGCCCACGTGATACAATTTCAAAGGTTGTCACACCAGCAGTTTTTGATAGTATCATGAGCAAAGTAGAAAACGGCTGCCCAGCAAAAGGGTTCTACACTCGTCAGGCTTTCATCTCAGCTGCTCAATCTTTCCCGGCCTATCGAGGAACCGTGGCTAAGCGTGAAATCGCCGCCATGCTTGCTCAGTTCTCACACGAATCTGATA GCTTTTGTTACAAAGAAGAAATAGCAAGAGGAAGGTACTGCCAAGCTAGCTCAGTCTACCCTTGTCAACCGGGAAAGAACTACTACGGACGTGGTCCTATCCAAATCACATGGAACTACAACTACGGTGCGGCTGGAAAGTTCCTTGGACTCCCTCTATTGACTGATCCAGATATGGTGGCTCGTAATCCTGATGTGGCCTTTAAGTGTGCCATGTGGTTCTGGAACGAAAAGGTTCGTCCCGTCGTGGACCAAGGCTTTGGAGCCACCACAAGGAAGATTAACGGTGGCGAGTGCAACGGTGGGAGTCCGGGAGCGGTGCAAAGCAGAGTTAATCGCTACTTGGAGTTCTGTAGGCAGTTTGGGATCGTACCTGGTACAAGTCTAAGTTGTTAA
- the LOC108838791 gene encoding endochitinase CHI: MEPLPEPPRPRRCRERCILSQATESNCQGRGFYTHETFMAAAYAYPSFGASISKREIAAFFAHVAQETGFLCHIEEVDGPAKAARGEYCDASKTEFPCAQGKGYYGRGAIQLSWNYNYGPCGRDLNEGDLLATPEKVAQDQVLAFKASFWYWTTNVRSSFKSGFGATIKAVNSRECSGGDSTEKAVNRVRYFQDYCRKLGVEPGENLSC; encoded by the exons ATGGAGCCGCTCCCCGAaccaccacgaccacgacgCTGTCGAGAGCGG tgtatacTAAGCCAAGCAACAGAGAGTAACTGCCAAGGTAGAGGATTCTACACCCACGAAACCTTTATGGCTGCAGCTTATGCCTATCCAAGCTTCGGTGCTTCCATCTCCAAACGTGAAATCGCTGCCTTCTTTGCTCACGTCGCTCAGGAAACGGGGT TCCTGTGCCACATTGAGGAAGTTGATGGACCAGCGAAAGCCGCACGTGGAGAGTACTGTGACGCATCAAAGACAGAGTTCCCATGTGCACAAGGAAAGGGTTACTATGGTCGTGGTGCGATCCAGCTCTCTTGGAACTACAACTATGGTCCCTGTGGCAGAGACCTGAACGAGGGAGACTTATTGGCTACACCTGAGAAAGTGGCTCAAGACCAGGTTCTTGCCTTCAAGGCCTCTTTCTGGTACTGGACTACTAATGTCCGCTCGAGTTTTAAATCGGGCTTTGGCGCGACCATCAAGGCTGTGAATAGTAGGGAGTGTAGCGGAGGAGATTCTACAGAGAAAGCTGTCAACAGGGTTAGGTACTTCCAAGACTATTGTCGCAAGCTTGGAGTTGAACCTGGAGAAAACCTTTCTTGTTAA
- the LOC108808831 gene encoding endochitinase At2g43620, which produces MATQISIAKNTLILFLFTLTILTTKTAFSQNCGTTGCARNLCCSRYGYCGTTAAYCGTGCRSGPCSSQNGGGGGGGLNADPRDTIANVVTPAVFDGIMSKAGNGCPAKGFYTRQAFISAAQSFPAYRGTVAKREIAAMLAQFSHESGSFCYKEEIARGRYCQASSVYPCQSGKNYYGRGPIQITWNYNYGAAGKFLGLPLLTDPDMVARNPDVAFKCAMWFWNQNVRPVLDQGFGATIRKINGGECNGGRPAAVQSRVNLYLEFCRLFGITPGTSLSC; this is translated from the exons ATGGCTACCCAAATATCGATTGCAAAAAACACTCTCATCCTTTTTCTCTTCACCTTAACCATCCTAACAACAAAAACCGCGTTCTCGCAGAACTGCGGTACAACAGGATGTGCGAGGAACCTATGCTGCAGTAGATATGGATACTGTGGCACCACAGCCGCTTACTGTGGCACAGGATGCAGAAGCGGACCTTGCAGCTCCCAAAACGGTGGCGGTGGCGGTGGAGGTCTAAACGCTGACCCTCGTGATACAATTGCAAATGTTGTCACACCAGCAGTTTTTGATGGTATCATGAGCAAAGCAGGAAACGGCTGCCCAGCAAAAGGATTCTACACTCGTCAGGCTTTCATCTCGGCTGCTCAATCGTTCCCGGCCTATCGAGGAACCGTCGCTAAGCGTGAAATCGCCGCCATGTTGGCTCAGTTCTCACACGAATCTGGAA GTTTTTGTTACAAAGAAGAAATAGCAAGAGGAAGGTACTGCCAAGCTAGCTCAGTCTACCCTTGTCAATCGGGAAAGAACTACTACGGTCGTGGTCCTATCCAAATCACATGGAACTACAACTACGGTGCAGCCGGAAAGTTCCTTGGACTCCCTCTATTGACTGATCCAGATATGGTTGCTCGTAATCCTGATGTGGCCTTTAAGTGTGCCATGTGGTTCTGGAACCAAAATGTCCGTCCGGTCTTGGACCAAGGCTTTGGAGCCACCATAAGGAAGATTAATGGTGGGGAGTGCAACGGTGGGCGTCCGGCAGCGGTGCAAAGCAGAGTTAATCTCTACTTGGAGTTCTGTAGGCTGTTTGGGATCACTCCTGGAACAAGTCTTAGTTGTTAA